The following proteins are encoded in a genomic region of Nocardioides sp.:
- the cas1e gene encoding type I-E CRISPR-associated endonuclease Cas1e has protein sequence MRTPDSLARPNSGRSGAYSLTRISDRISFLYLDHCRVEQDDNGTHTRMETEDGVVYTTYLPTAAIACLMLGPGTSISAPAAAALARNGCCILMTGAGAVRLYSAWSPLSGSTALLNAQAKASSDPELRSQLAARMIRMRFPEAVIPERNSDGSAVRLEQLRGIEGARMKAVYQLEASRRRLTGWRRRSSDYDGTGPLDAVNEALNYANTALYGLCLAVVCALGMSPGLGIIHQGNPRAFVLDLADLYKAEITIPLAFRQVKSAAPGATVMEELRDDFRLLRLLPRIVDDVHRLLSVEPEAVGEWDEKALSLWGSGGMLVPAGHNRHGRDEGFS, from the coding sequence ATGAGGACGCCCGATTCGCTGGCCAGGCCCAACAGCGGGAGATCAGGCGCCTACTCGCTCACCCGGATCAGCGATCGGATCTCATTCCTCTACCTCGATCACTGCCGCGTCGAGCAGGACGACAACGGCACCCACACGCGCATGGAGACCGAGGATGGTGTCGTCTACACGACGTACCTCCCCACCGCTGCAATCGCTTGCTTGATGCTGGGCCCGGGGACGTCGATCAGCGCGCCAGCCGCGGCCGCTCTGGCTCGCAACGGCTGTTGCATCCTGATGACCGGGGCGGGTGCTGTGCGACTCTATTCGGCGTGGTCGCCGCTGTCGGGCTCGACCGCGTTGCTCAACGCTCAGGCCAAGGCCTCGTCCGATCCAGAACTGCGCTCGCAGCTGGCGGCTCGGATGATCCGGATGCGCTTCCCTGAAGCGGTGATTCCGGAGAGGAACTCAGATGGTAGTGCGGTGCGCTTGGAGCAACTGCGCGGAATCGAAGGCGCTCGGATGAAGGCCGTCTATCAACTGGAGGCTAGTCGTCGTCGGTTGACCGGCTGGCGACGGCGCAGCAGCGACTACGACGGTACGGGCCCTCTGGACGCCGTGAACGAAGCCTTGAACTACGCCAACACCGCGCTCTACGGACTGTGCCTGGCCGTGGTCTGTGCTCTGGGAATGAGCCCTGGGCTCGGCATTATCCATCAGGGAAACCCACGTGCATTCGTCCTGGACCTTGCTGATCTCTACAAGGCGGAGATCACGATTCCGCTGGCCTTCAGGCAGGTCAAGTCCGCTGCTCCAGGGGCCACAGTGATGGAGGAACTGCGAGACGACTTCAGATTGTTGCGCCTCCTGCCGCGCATCGTCGATGACGTGCATCGCCTGCTCTCCGTCGAACCCGAGGCTGTGGGCGAGTGGGATGAGAAGGCACTGTCGCTGTGGGGCTCCGGAGGCATGCTGGTCCCTGCGGGGCACAACCGGCATGGCCGGGATGAGGGCTTCTCATGA
- the casB gene encoding type I-E CRISPR-associated protein Cse2/CasB, producing MTDTQPTGLPEEAVSASLMAVVNKRVAANAVPGSNAYSGWLAAIRSAITPTGEAMAIAQAAPWLRGMGDRRRSAELRAAAIRAINKDVRQAASGTYLPLGRSFARLDRIEGGGSIAQQVAVLPLLNVDGAALVLNGLIGRCGEHGVPVNFFNLADVLVRWGKQSSAAAARGRTQIVLDFHLSGDSPSPTA from the coding sequence ATGACCGACACACAACCGACTGGGCTGCCCGAGGAGGCAGTCAGCGCCAGCCTCATGGCCGTCGTCAACAAGCGAGTGGCAGCCAATGCCGTGCCGGGGTCCAATGCCTACTCCGGTTGGCTGGCGGCAATCCGCTCTGCGATCACGCCGACCGGCGAGGCGATGGCCATCGCCCAGGCCGCCCCTTGGCTCCGAGGGATGGGAGACCGCCGACGGTCGGCCGAGTTGCGCGCTGCGGCCATCCGGGCGATCAACAAGGACGTGAGGCAAGCCGCGTCAGGCACCTACCTGCCCTTGGGGCGCTCCTTCGCCCGCCTCGACCGGATCGAGGGCGGTGGTTCCATCGCGCAGCAAGTGGCGGTCCTGCCGCTGCTCAACGTCGACGGAGCGGCCTTGGTCCTCAACGGACTCATCGGTCGCTGCGGAGAACACGGCGTCCCGGTCAACTTCTTCAACTTGGCTGATGTCCTCGTCCGCTGGGGCAAGCAGTCCAGTGCCGCTGCGGCGCGGGGCCGCACCCAGATCGTCCTCGACTTCCACCTGAGCGGCGACTCGCCCTCACCCACCGCCTGA
- a CDS encoding type I-E CRISPR-associated protein Cas7/Cse4/CasC produces MPFLTVHVLRALPMHNLNRDQNGLPKSQFDGGIQRGRLSSQSIKRPARIAFREAVQALPDAPSSIRTMDSHAAKKAVEIAEAFAMQAGVAFDVAVATKTADSVVKSLAKAGKKEESDSSDTATDKKDNILLFSEAEIETLAQALVDAQNGAEEPTVDDFILDFRSPSLDVAAFGRMFAAKASKSTQAAVAVSHAVMTHEMPLTIDYFTAVDEFEDKRDSAGAGHLGLAYYTSGVYYSTFTIDPAQFVRSWSGINSTTARAQLEALIKSLIEALPTGKLTNTNAHTKPVLVLAENQRSRTVYEFETPVLAGPDGGYTAPSIQALAAQARQARTYDADNYLDTVLFNRSEVAATLEGVEAAASIDELASRVAELVMQSLGGDGS; encoded by the coding sequence ATGCCGTTTCTCACCGTCCACGTCCTGCGTGCCTTGCCGATGCACAACCTCAATCGCGACCAGAACGGGCTGCCCAAGTCCCAGTTCGATGGCGGCATCCAGCGCGGCCGCCTGTCCAGCCAGTCGATCAAGCGCCCAGCTCGCATTGCGTTCCGGGAAGCTGTCCAAGCGCTGCCGGACGCGCCGAGCTCGATCCGCACGATGGACTCGCACGCAGCGAAGAAGGCAGTTGAAATCGCCGAAGCTTTCGCTATGCAGGCAGGGGTGGCGTTCGACGTGGCAGTCGCCACGAAGACGGCGGATTCCGTCGTCAAGTCGCTCGCCAAAGCTGGCAAGAAGGAGGAATCGGATAGCAGCGACACCGCGACAGACAAGAAGGACAACATTCTGCTGTTCTCCGAAGCTGAGATCGAGACCCTCGCCCAGGCGCTCGTGGACGCGCAGAATGGTGCGGAGGAGCCCACGGTTGACGACTTCATCCTCGACTTCAGGTCGCCGTCGCTGGATGTCGCCGCTTTCGGACGCATGTTCGCCGCAAAGGCCAGCAAGTCCACCCAGGCAGCGGTGGCTGTTTCACACGCCGTCATGACCCATGAGATGCCGCTCACGATCGACTACTTCACGGCGGTCGATGAGTTCGAGGACAAGCGCGACAGCGCGGGTGCTGGCCACTTGGGCTTGGCCTACTACACCTCGGGCGTCTACTACTCGACCTTCACGATCGACCCTGCCCAGTTCGTGCGCTCTTGGTCGGGCATCAACTCAACCACAGCGCGGGCGCAGCTCGAGGCGCTGATCAAGTCGCTGATCGAGGCCCTGCCGACAGGCAAGCTCACCAATACGAACGCTCACACCAAGCCGGTCCTGGTCCTGGCGGAGAACCAGCGCAGTCGCACCGTCTACGAGTTCGAGACGCCGGTCCTGGCCGGGCCGGATGGTGGTTACACCGCACCGTCCATCCAGGCGCTTGCCGCGCAGGCGCGTCAGGCGCGGACCTACGACGCGGACAACTACCTCGACACGGTTCTCTTCAACCGTTCTGAGGTGGCAGCCACCCTTGAGGGAGTTGAGGCCGCCGCGTCGATTGACGAACTCGCCAGCCGTGTGGCCGAGCTCGTCATGCAGTCCCTGGGCGGCGACGGATCGTGA
- the cas5e gene encoding type I-E CRISPR-associated protein Cas5/CasD: MTVLLLRLAAPLQSWSGYRHQVNMASVVPTEAMPRKSALNGLIGAALGPVDRGHGSARDLEAIGERYTLHVRVERRNAATEDFQVLAALPHAASVVAERSHRVATASVERFPANRDRGNFPTTVSRRDFLAHSEFVVAIESDYDTATAWLTALRNPVFMPYFGRRSCAPTFPFVLGMHRGSVEEVFSRLPHVNLYRQGTNLLGYAVHGDYDRHQAVKHPTPYSPAFVGAREDQLAWVKENLS, translated from the coding sequence GTGACCGTGCTCTTGTTGCGATTGGCGGCGCCACTCCAGTCCTGGAGTGGATATCGCCATCAGGTCAACATGGCCTCTGTGGTGCCGACGGAAGCCATGCCGCGCAAGTCGGCGCTCAATGGATTGATCGGCGCTGCGCTGGGTCCTGTCGATCGCGGCCATGGCTCAGCCCGCGACCTTGAGGCGATCGGGGAGCGCTACACACTCCATGTGCGGGTCGAGCGACGAAACGCCGCAACGGAGGACTTCCAGGTACTTGCAGCGCTGCCACATGCCGCGTCCGTTGTCGCAGAGCGTTCGCATCGTGTGGCGACGGCAAGCGTGGAGAGATTCCCAGCGAACCGAGATCGCGGCAATTTCCCAACCACGGTTTCGCGGCGTGACTTCCTTGCCCACTCGGAGTTCGTCGTGGCGATTGAGAGTGATTATGACACGGCGACGGCATGGCTCACAGCACTGCGTAATCCGGTCTTCATGCCCTACTTTGGTAGGCGCTCCTGCGCACCCACGTTCCCGTTCGTGCTGGGCATGCACCGCGGGTCGGTCGAAGAGGTCTTCTCGAGATTGCCCCACGTCAACCTCTATCGCCAGGGCACGAATCTGCTGGGGTACGCCGTACATGGTGATTACGACCGCCACCAAGCGGTTAAACACCCCACCCCCTATTCCCCAGCGTTTGTCGGCGCTCGTGAAGACCAACTGGCGTGGGTGAAGGAGAACCTGTCATGA
- a CDS encoding ATP-binding protein — MIDRIVHHADVLTLKGASYRLRGRGIDSLPSIRATTDQTEP, encoded by the coding sequence ATGATCGACCGCATCGTCCACCACGCAGATGTGCTGACGCTCAAGGGCGCCAGCTACCGACTGCGCGGCAGGGGCATCGACAGCCTGCCCAGCATCCGCGCCACCACCGACCAGACCGAGCCCTAG
- a CDS encoding type I-E CRISPR-associated protein Cas6/Cse3/CasE, with product MTLQPSTAAKTGIFWTQFPAVSLTGSDGKPVDWSDHKAAHRAVSRMFPPKLPGAPGRRRAESGILYRVDALGPAGEPTVLVQSQVLPELTPVSHRTTEVSRRAWVVESGARVAFRLAVNPVSRTTRYFTDADKKSPADWSNQSGAAVPRGDGGRRVRAHAKRTERVVPVDQMGVWLADKLAGALGEVEIVNHFRDRSMSGLHLVVVDTFDGLATVEDPEALQRLRMVGVGRAKSYGCGLLTLVRVGER from the coding sequence ATGACGCTTCAGCCCAGCACTGCGGCCAAGACGGGGATCTTCTGGACTCAGTTTCCAGCGGTCTCCCTGACTGGCTCGGATGGCAAGCCGGTCGACTGGTCAGACCACAAGGCAGCACACCGCGCGGTCAGCCGGATGTTTCCCCCGAAGCTTCCGGGTGCTCCTGGCCGTCGGCGTGCTGAGAGCGGGATTCTCTATCGCGTGGATGCGCTCGGCCCGGCTGGCGAACCGACTGTCTTGGTTCAGTCGCAGGTGTTGCCTGAGCTCACGCCCGTCAGTCATCGCACGACCGAGGTGTCGCGCCGTGCCTGGGTCGTCGAGTCGGGCGCTCGAGTCGCCTTCCGGCTCGCCGTCAACCCCGTGAGTCGCACCACGCGCTATTTCACCGATGCCGACAAGAAGTCGCCCGCCGACTGGTCCAACCAGTCGGGCGCTGCAGTGCCCCGGGGGGACGGCGGTCGGCGCGTACGAGCCCACGCCAAGCGCACCGAACGGGTTGTCCCGGTTGACCAGATGGGCGTGTGGTTGGCCGACAAGCTTGCCGGAGCGCTGGGCGAGGTGGAGATCGTCAACCACTTCCGGGACCGATCGATGTCCGGTCTTCACCTGGTCGTGGTCGATACCTTCGATGGCCTCGCAACCGTCGAGGACCCTGAGGCCCTGCAGCGCCTGCGCATGGTCGGGGTGGGGCGGGCCAAATCTTATGGGTGCGGGCTGCTGACGCTGGTGCGTGTGGGCGAGCGTTAG
- a CDS encoding type I-E CRISPR-associated protein Cse1/CasA, with product MRYNAWTDPWVPVRGADGEEYVLSLRDLLARAPELSGLGPGLTPLDLDSLYRFLPSIFAVAYRVVREEDRDGSYRIPTYALDLIGDTFGERFELFGERPFLQRWDKTYDDLLAVVPAKKSVLDIIKPIEQLHPHVPGGSSSQWAVRRDERSLADPAGITLQLVTTWFQTKNGNGTDPWKGKVLKGSAGTWHVNPFAVHLSDPGNLARTIAANTPEGWLDRDDLPLYLDHAGLPDDFGSAAKESVTRFTYAKTLPLLVVVEGEVAGFVLGEDTEIAVPALEMDDKASLGAVHADDHTRLYVSSVKKAKTGDTTVERKPRGSFGARLSSTEGFERWFRADYGISGALAEWRSLGRVHTVSTRDQAGWNLSILSETTDGKGTRTWAAWDEVPLLFGSADGRLLLEIQELFSFAARCRGTFVSCARTATGDSKAPPLAVVGQAAFYAAIMPVVADLEYAVTSGSLDSMAKYYRRVADAAVREFDAATNPILTPARVADVAKARGDFRRYTYSALKKIQEFA from the coding sequence ATGAGGTACAACGCATGGACAGACCCTTGGGTGCCGGTCCGAGGAGCCGATGGTGAGGAGTACGTCCTCTCGCTACGCGACCTGCTCGCCCGTGCCCCCGAGTTGTCGGGACTCGGGCCCGGTTTGACCCCTCTCGATCTGGATTCTCTCTATCGTTTTCTTCCCAGCATCTTCGCCGTGGCATATCGCGTGGTGCGCGAAGAGGACCGGGACGGCTCCTATCGGATCCCGACCTATGCGCTGGACCTGATCGGGGACACGTTCGGGGAGAGGTTCGAGTTGTTCGGCGAGCGTCCTTTCCTCCAGCGGTGGGACAAGACCTATGACGACCTGCTCGCCGTAGTCCCAGCCAAGAAGTCGGTGCTCGACATCATCAAACCGATCGAGCAGCTCCACCCGCACGTTCCGGGTGGTAGTTCCTCGCAGTGGGCTGTACGAAGAGATGAGCGCTCGTTGGCTGACCCGGCAGGGATCACCCTGCAGTTGGTCACCACGTGGTTCCAGACCAAGAACGGCAATGGGACTGACCCGTGGAAGGGCAAGGTCCTCAAGGGGAGCGCCGGCACTTGGCACGTCAATCCGTTCGCGGTCCATCTGTCCGACCCGGGGAACCTGGCCCGCACCATTGCCGCGAACACGCCCGAGGGATGGCTCGATCGAGACGACTTGCCCCTCTACCTCGATCACGCAGGGCTGCCCGACGACTTCGGCTCAGCGGCCAAGGAGTCGGTCACCAGGTTCACCTACGCCAAGACTCTCCCCCTGCTGGTTGTCGTGGAAGGTGAGGTGGCGGGGTTTGTCTTGGGTGAGGACACTGAAATCGCCGTGCCCGCCCTGGAGATGGACGACAAGGCCAGTCTGGGCGCGGTCCACGCCGACGACCACACCCGCCTTTACGTGTCGTCGGTCAAGAAGGCAAAGACAGGCGACACCACCGTCGAGCGAAAGCCACGAGGGTCATTCGGTGCCCGACTGTCGTCGACCGAGGGTTTCGAGCGGTGGTTCCGCGCGGACTACGGCATCAGCGGAGCCCTGGCTGAGTGGCGGTCTCTCGGGCGCGTCCATACCGTCTCGACGAGGGACCAGGCAGGCTGGAATCTCTCGATCCTCAGCGAGACGACGGACGGCAAGGGCACGCGTACGTGGGCGGCCTGGGACGAAGTGCCACTGCTGTTCGGCTCTGCAGACGGCCGCCTTCTGCTCGAGATCCAAGAGCTCTTCAGCTTTGCGGCGCGATGCCGCGGCACCTTTGTGTCGTGCGCGCGGACTGCCACGGGTGACAGCAAAGCCCCACCGTTGGCCGTTGTGGGCCAGGCTGCGTTCTACGCCGCGATTATGCCCGTCGTAGCCGACCTCGAGTACGCAGTCACTAGCGGCTCCCTGGACTCGATGGCCAAATACTACCGCCGTGTGGCTGACGCAGCGGTCCGCGAGTTCGACGCCGCGACCAATCCGATCCTGACCCCCGCGCGGGTGGCCGATGTTGCGAAGGCTCGCGGCGACTTCCGTCGCTACACCTACAGCGCCTTGAAGAAGATCCAGGAGTTCGCATGA